TGTCCTGCAGCCACCAATAACTGTCCATCCAGAGGATTAAACACGTCATGTAGGGAAATACGGCCTAACAGCCTGTCATATAATGGTTCAACAATATCCTCATTATCTTTCAGTGCTGTCGTATACATACCCCTTAAAGTACCGCAATCTTCAGAATTGACAATCATATCCTGAGCCACATCGTGTAAACGACGGGTAAGGTAACCAGCATCAGCAGTTTTTAACGCCGTATCTGCCAAACCTTTACGTGCACCGTGTGTAGAGATAAAGTATTCTAATACAGATAAGCCCTCTTTAAAGTTCGATAAGATCGGGTTTTCAATGATCTCACCACCTGAACCAGATTTCTGAGGCTTAGCCATCAAACCACGCATACCGCAAAGCTGACGAATCTGCTCCTTCGAACCACGCGCACCAGAATCCAACATCATATAAACAGAGTTGAAACCTTGATTGTCGCTTGATAACTGGTTCATCACAAATGAGGTCAGACGATTGTTAATACGTGTCCAGATATCAATGATCTGGTTGTAACGCTCGTTATTGGTAATGAATCCCATGTTATAGTTATTCCTTACCTCATCAACCTCAGCTGAAGCCTGCTCCAATAAAGCATGTTTCTCAACAGGTATGTTCACATCCTGCAGGTTAAATGATAAACCACCTCTGAATGCCATTTGGAAACCTAATTCCTTGATATCATCCAGAAATTTTGATGCCCGGGCCATACCGGTAATTTTTACTACTTCACCAATAATATCCCTTAGGGATTTCTTGGTTAGCAATTCATTGATATAACCTACTTCTTCCGGCACCATTTGGTTAAACAATACTCGTCCTACCGTAGTTTCAATCAATTTATTGGCAATCGTACCATCTTCAAGCTTAACATTTACCTTAACTTTAATAAATGCGTGAAGATCGATACGTTTCTCATTATAAGCGATAATTACCTCTTCCGGTGAATAGAAAGAGAAATCCTGTCCTTTAACCACACGGGAAGCATCAGTTCTTCGGCCCTTTGTAATGTAATAAAGACCCAAAACCATATCCTGTGAAGGCACCGTAATTGGCGTACCATTTGCAGGGTTCAGAATATTGTGTGCGGCAAGCATCAACACCTGCGCTTCCAGAATTGCGGCATGCCCTAAAGGCAGGTGAACCGCCATCTGGTCACCGTCAAAATCCGCGTTAAAAGCCGTACATACCAATGGGTGCAACTGGATAGCCTTTCCTTCAACCAACTTAGGCTGGAACGACTGGATACCCAATCTGTGCAAAGTAGGTGCACGGTTTAACAATACAGGGTGTCCTTTTAAAACATTTTCCAGGATATCCCATACTAACGGGTCCTTTCTGTCCACAATTTTCTTCGCAGATTTTACCGTTTTAACGATACCCCTTTCAATCATCTTACGGATGATAAACGGCTTGAATAGCTCAGCAGCCATATCTTTAGGTAAACCGCATTCGTGTAATTTAAGGTTAGGACCTACAACAATTACAGAACGGGCCGAGTAATCAACCCGTTTACCCAATAAGTTCTGACGGAAACGACCTTGTTTACCTTTCAGGATATCTGAAAGGGATTTCAAAGCGCGGTTACCTTCAGTTTTTACCGCATTTACCTTACGTGAATTATCGAACAACGAATCCACAGCTTCCTGAAGCATACGTTTTTCGTTACGCAAAATTACTTCCGGTGCCTTGATCTCGATCAAACGTTTCAAACGGTTGTTACGGATAATCACACGACGGTACAGATCGTTCAAATCTGAAGTTGCAAAACGACCGCCTTCCAATGGAACCAACGGACGCAATTCAGGTGGAATAACAGGAACGATCTTAATGATCATCCACTCTGGATTATTCTCAATACGGGTTTTCGAACCACGGAAAGCCTCAACAACCTGCAGACGTTTTAAAGCCTCATTTTTACGTTGCTGAGAGGTTTCATTTGCAGCCTGGTGACGTAAATTGTACGACAAAGTATCTAAATCAATACGTTTCAATAAATCCTCCAAAGCTTCAGCACCCATTTTGGCGATGAATTTGTTTGGATCTTTATCATCCAGGTATTGGTTTTCCTTAGGTAATTTATCCAGAATATCAAGATATTCTTCTTCAGTCAAGAAATCCATATACTGGATACCTTCTTCGGCCATAAAACCTGGCTGAATTACTACATAACGTTCGTAGTAAATAATCAGGTCTAATCTCTTCGTAGGTAGTCCCAGTAGATAGCCAATTTTATTTGGCAAAGAACGGAAATACCAGATATGCGCTACTGGAACCACCAGATTGATGTGCCCCATGCGCTCTCTGCGTACTTTCTTTTCTGTTACTTCAACACCACAACGATCACAAACAATACCTTTATAACGGATACGTTTATATTTACCGCAATGGCATTCGTAATCTTTTACCGGACCAAAAATACGTTCGCAAAACAAACCATCACGCTCAGGTTTGTAAGTACGGTAATTGATGGTTTCCGGTTTCAACACCTCACCACTGGAACGCTCCAAAATAGCCTCCGGTGATGCCAAGCTAATGGTAATCGAGGTGAAGTTGCTTTTTAATTTATTATCCTTTTTGTAAGACATAGCTCTTTTGTTTGAAAGTTGAAGGTTTTTAAACCTTCAACTTAGTCTAACGTAATATCTAAACCTAATCCACGTAACTCATGTACCAGTACATTAAATGATTCCGGTACACCAGGCGTAGGCAGGTTCTCGCCTTTTACAATCGCCTCATATGTTTTGGCCCTGCCGATCACATCATCCGATTTAACGGTTAAGATCTCTTGCAGGATATTGGCAGCACCAAATGCCTCCAATGCCCAAACCTCCATCTCACCAAAACGCTGACCACCGAACTGGGCTTTACCACCCAATGGCTGTTGTGTAATTAATGAGTATGGTCCGATTGAACGGGCGTGCATCTTATCGTCAACCATGTGACCAAGTTTCAACATGTAAATAATACCTACAGTTGTTGGCTGGTCAAATTTCTCACCCGTTAAACCATTGTGTAAATAGGTTCTTCCAGAAGCAGGTACACCAGCTTTGGCAATCCACTCTTCCACCTCGTCATGTTTTGCGCCATCAAAAATCGGAGTGGCAAATTTCACACCCAATTCTTTACCGGCCCACGCCAATACAGTCTCGTAGATCTGGCCTAGGTTCATACGTGAAGGTACACCCAGTGGGTTTAACACAATATCAACAGGCGTTCCGTCATCAAGGAATGGCATGTCTTCATCACGTACAATACGGGCAACAATACCCTTGTTACCGTGACGTCCAGCCATTTTATCCCCTACTTTCAATTTACGCTTTTTAGCTACATAAACCTTAGCCATTTGTACAATGCCTGATGGAAGTTCATCCCCAACACTGATCGCAAATTTATCGCGTTTATAAGCGCCCAATTCTTCGTTTACGCGAATACCGTAGTTATGTAACAATAATTTGATCTGATCATTCTTATCGTCATCAGTTGTCCATTTGTATGGGTTGATGTGCGCATATTCAAGATCTGATAAACTTTTTTGCGTAAACTTAGCTCCTTTAGGGAACAACAATTCTTTATAGACATTGTATACGCCCTGAGAAGTTTTACCATTTACAATCTGGAACAATTTGTCTACCAGTTCGTTTTTCAGGTTTAAAACAGCTACCTCATATTTCTTGTCTAATTTCTCTATTGCAGATTTTTCTTCTGCTTTAGTAGTTTTCTTAGCTCTAGAGAATAACTTGGTATCAATAACCACACCTCTGATTGAAGGCGGGGTTTTCAGCGATGCATCTTTTACATCTCCTGCTTTATCTCCAAAGATGGCACGTAATAACTTTTCTTCCGGAGAAGGATCAGACTCACCTTTAGGTGTAATCTTACCGATAAGGATATCACCTTCTTTAACCTCAGCTCCGATACGAATGATACCGTTCTCGTCCAGGTCTTTAGTAGCTTCTTCCGAAACGTTAGGGATATCTGGTGTCAATTCCTCTTCACCACGTTTTGTATCACGCACTTCAAGTTCAAACTCCTCAATGTGTAAAGAAGTGAAAATATCTTCACGAACAATACGCTCATTGATTACGATTGCATCCTCAAAGTTATAACCCTGCCAAGGCATGAAAGCAACCTTTAAGTTTCTTCCCAGTGCCAACTCACCATTTTCAGTAGCATAACCTTCACAAAGTACCTGTCCTTTTACAACTTTTTGGCCTTTCTTAACAATCGGCTTCAGGTTAATACAAGTATTCTGGTTGGTTTTCTTGAATTTGATCAGCTTATAAGTCTTACTGTCACCCTCGAAAGATACCAAACGGTCACTGTCGTTTCTAACATATTTAATGGTAATCTCATTCGCGTCTACATATTCAACAACACCATCACCCTCAGCGTTTATCAGTGTTCTGGAATCACGGGCTACGCGACCTTCCAAACCTGTACCAACAATTGGTGCCTCAGGACGTAACAATGGTACCGCCTGGCGTTGCATGTTCGATCCCATCAGGGCCCTGTTCGCATCATCATGCTCCAGAAAAGGGATCAATGACGCAGCAATCGATGTAATCTGATTAGGCGCCACGTCCATTAAGTCTAATTTCTCAGGCTCAATAACCGGAAAGTCACCCTCATAACGTGCTTTTACACGCGAAGTAGTGAAATTACCTTTATCATCATAGGCAGCATTGGCCTGCGCAATCGTTTTACCATCTTCATCTTCAGCAGACAAATAGATAACCGGTTCGTCAACAGCTACAACACCATTGTCAACTTTTTTATATGGGGTTTCAATGAAACCGAGGTTGTTTATCTTAGCATGAACACACAAAGAAGAAATCAAACCAATATTTGGTCCCTCAGGTGTTTCAATGGTACACAAACGACCATAATGTGTATAGTGAACATCACGTACCTCAAAACCAGCACGCTCACGCGACAGACCGCCGGGGCCTAAGGCTGACAGACGACGCTTGTGCGTAATCTCCGCCAAAGGATTCGTCTGGTCCATAAACTGCGATAACTGGTTGGTTCCGAAGAATGAATTGATCACCGACGATAAAGTACGTGCATTGATCAGATCAGTCGGAGTGAAAACCTCATTATCGCGAATGTTCATACGTTCACGGATGGTACGGGCCATACGTGCCAAACCAACACCAAACTGGGCATACAATTGCTCACCTACTGTACGAACACGACGATTCGACAAGTGATCAATATCATCTACCTCTTCTTTGGAGTTGATCAGCTTGATCAGGTATTTAACAATTGCAATAATATCTGCTTTTGTTAAAACTTTCACATGATCAGGTGTATCCATTTTTAACTTACGGTTAATGCGATATCTACCTACATCACCTAAGTCATAACGTTTATCCGAGAAGAACAAACGCTCAATGATACCTCTGGCTGTTTCTTCATCAGGTGGTTCCGCATTACGCAAAGCACGATAAATGTTTTCTACAGCCTCTTTTTCAGAGTTAGAAGTATCTTTCTGTAAAGTATTATATATAATGGTATAATCTGCCTGGCTTGCCCCATCATCTTTTGACAAGATGATAGTTTTAACACCAGCATCAATAATCATATCAATATGGTCGTCCTCTAAAACAGTATCCCGGTCTAAGATTACCTCGTTACGATCGATAGAAACTACCTCACCGGTATCTTCATCTACGAAGTCTTCAACCCATTTTCTCAATACCCTTGCAGCCAGCTTACGTCCGATATACTTCTTCAAGCCAGATTTGCTTACCTTAACCTCATCGGCCAGGTCAAACAATTCCAGGATGTCTTTATCAGAATCGTATCCGATTGCACGCAATAAAGTAGTAACCGGGAACTTCTTCTTACGGTCAATGTAAGCGTACATCACGTTGTTCACGTCTGTAGCAAACTCGATCCATGAACCTTTGAAAGGAATTACACGGGCTGAGTACAGTTTGGTTCCGTTAGTGTGACGGCTTTGGCCGAAAAATACACCTGGAGACCTGTGTAACTGAGAAACAATTACACGCTCTGCCCCGTTAATTACAAACGTACCCTTAGGAGTCATATAAGGTATAGTACCTAAATACACATCCTGAATAATGGTCTCAAAATCTTCATGTTCCGCATCATTACATGAAAGCTTTAATTTCGCCTTCAATGGAACACTATAAGTTAACCCACGGTCGATACATTCAGCTATATCATAACGTGGTGGGTCAATAAAATAATCCAGAAACTCTAGAACAAAAATGTTCCTGGAATCTGTGATTGGGAAATTCTCAGCGAATACCTTAAACAAACCCTCTGTATGACGGTTGTCTGAAGTTGTCTCTATCTGAAAAAATTCTCTGAATGATTGCAACTGCACATCAAGAAAATCCGGGTAATCTATGATGTGTTTACTACGTGCAAAATTTACTCTTTGGTCGACTTTATTTGCCAATGGACTAAAGTTAATTTACTTTAAGAATAAACTATTTGTTTGATTTGCCGTTAAATGCATTTCATCAACCAAACTAAATGAAATGTTTATAAACAGGTATAGACTCCGACTATACAGTCGGAGTCTATGTTTAAGTTATATTAAAATTAAGCTATTACTTAATTTCAACTACAGCTCCAGCTTCTTCTAGTTGTTTTTTCAAAGCTTCAGCTTCGTCTTTAGCAACACCAGCTTTCAATTCTTTAGGTGCACCATCAACTAAATCTTTAGCTTCTTTCAAACCTAAACCAGTTAAGTCTTTTACCAGTTTAACAACTGCTAATTTCTGACCACCAGCTTCTTTCAAGATTACATCGAAAGTAGATTTTTCTTCAGCTGCAGGAGCATCACCACCAGCAACAGGACCTGCAACAGCAACTGCAGCAGCAGCTGGTTCGATACCATACTCATCTTTTAAGATTTGAGCTAACTCGTTAACTTCTTTAACTGTTAAGTTTACCAATTGCTCAGCAAACGCTTTTAAATCTGCCATTTTTATAGATTTTTAAAAATTTACGTAAAAATAATTTATTAAATAATGAACTTTAAGGTGTTCTTAACCTTCTCTTCCCTGAAGAGTTTTAACAATTCCTGCAATTTTGTTACCACCAGACTGTAGAGCCGATACAACATTTTTAGCTGGCGATTGTAGCAATCCGATGATATCCCCAATAAGTTCTTCTCTTGATTTCAGACTTATCAAAGTATCTAACTGATTGTCGCCAATGAATACTGTTGAATCGATATAAGCTGCTTTCAGCACTGGTTTATCAGAACCTTTTCTCAACGCTTTGATCAGCTTAGCCGGACCATTGCCTACTGTCGAGAACAATAAGGCCGATTGACCTTTAAGTGCTACGAAGATCTCTGATGCATCACCTTCCAATCCTTCGATCGCTTTTCTGATCAAAGTATTTTTTGCTACCTGCATTTCAATCCCGCTTTCAAAACATTTACGACGGATACTGTTTACTTTCTCAACAGATAAGCTTGACGTGTCAGCAATATAAAAATTGCCAAACTCCTGCATCTTCACTTGAAGAGCAGAAACCAATTCGTGTTTTTCTTCTCTGTTCATAATTAGATCCCCGCTACTGATTTAGTTTCGATTGCAATTCCAGGACTCATTGTAGAAGAAACATGAATGCTCTTAAAATAAGTTCCTTTTGCAGCAGATGGTTTCAGCTTAGAAATTACCTGAAGTACTTCTAATGCATTTTCATATATCTTTTCTGCCGGGAATGATACTTTTCCTACTGAAGCGTGTATGATACCTGTTTTGTCAACTTTAAAATCAATTTTACCGCCTTTTACGTCAGTTACCGCTTTACCAACTTCGTTGGTTACAGTACCTGATTTCGGGTTTGGCATCAGGTTACGTGGACCTAAAACACGGCCCAGTTTACCTACCTTTGCCATACAAGCAGGAGTAGTGATAATAATGTCAACATCAGTCCATCCACCTTCAATCTTGGCTACATATTCGTCTAAACCAACGAAATCTGCTCCTGCAGCTTTAGCCTCTTCTTCCTTATCCGGAGTACAAAGAACTAAAACACGTACAGTCTTACCTGTACCGTGCGGTAAAGTAGCGATACCACGAACCATTTGGTTCGCTTTACGCGGGTCTACACCTAAAGCCACATCGATATCTACCGATGCATCAAATTTAGTTGTAGTAATTTCCTTAACCAAAGCAGCCGCATCCTTTAAAGAATACATCTTACCAGATTCTAGTTTAGCATGTGCCTTTTTTTGATTTTTTGTTAATTTAGCCACTGTTGTAAACTGTTTTTTGTTAATTAATTTGTCCAGGGTGCATCACCACTAACGGTGATTCCCATACTGCGTGCTGTACCGGCAACCATACTCATTGCCGATTCGATAGTAAATGCATTTAAATCAGTCATTTTATCTTCAGCAATTGACTTAACCTGATCCCAAGTCACCGAACCAACTTTTTTACGGTTGGGCTCAGCAGAACCGCTCTGCAATTTAGTAGCATCCTTTAACTGGATAGCAACCGGAGGGGTTTTGATGATGAATTCGAAAGACTTGTCAGCATAAACAGTAATTACAACTGGTAATACTTTACCTGGCTTATCTTGGGTACGAGCATTGAATTGTTTGCAAAATTCCATAATGTTCACCCCTTTAGCACCTAATGCAGGTCCTACAGGTGGCGATGGATTTGCAGCTCCACCCTTGATTTGTAGTTTAACAAGCGCACTGACTTCTTTTGCCATTTTCTGTTTTGTTAATAGTAATACTCAATGTTATAATGTTGGAAGCATGTAACATTTAAGATCTTTATTCCTTTTCTACTTGCATATAGTTAAGTTCCAGAGGAGTTTTCCTGCCAAAAATCTTAACCATAACCTTTAATTTCTTTTTCTCTTCGTTAACCTCTTCAATAACTCCGGTAAAACCATTAAATGGTCCATCCATAACCTTCACGTTCTCTCCAACATAATAAGCAACGTTCATGGTTTCGCCTTGTTGGCTCATTTCATCAACTTTACCTAAAATACGGTTAACTTCTGCCTGGCGCATAGGTACCGGGTTTCCTCCCTTATCCCCTAAAAAGCCAATCACACTATTAATATTTTTAATAATGTGTTCTAATTCTCCATCTAAAATAGCCTCTATCAAAACGTAACCAGGATAAAAATTACGCTCTTTTGCAATCTTTTTCCCGTCCTTCATCTGATAGTATTTTTCCATCGGTATCAATACCTGAGGTACCAGATGAGAAAATCCTAAACGGCTAATCTCAGAATCTATATACTGTTTTACTTTCTTTTCTTTACCGCTAACAGCTCTAACTACATACCATTTCAACTGACCGTCCATCTAGCTATATTAATTAGAAAGTGATTTATAAAAAGTATCCAATACAAAAGTAGATCCCTTATCCATTGCAAAGACTACCAATGCAATAATTAACGAAGCTACCAAAACCAGCACTGCAGAATTTTGTAATTCTCCCCATGTAGGCCAGGTAACCTTCTGGGTCATTTCCTCATACGATTCTTTAATAAATTGAACTACTTTAGCCATAATTATTTTTTTGCACGGGAACAAGGATTCGAACCCTGATCAAAGGTTTTGGAGACCTCTATTCTACCATTGAACTATTCCCGTGTATATTTAATCCTATTTAAGAATCAGAACTTTTATTAGAACAAAGTACTCAGGCCATAAAGCCTAAGTACTTTGCTTTATTGATCTCTATTTCCCGAAGGAGATATTGACTATTTTAAAATTTCAGTTACCTGACCGGCACCTACTGTTCTACCACCCTCACGGATAGCGAAACGCAGACCTTTTTCCATTGCAATAGCGTTGATCAACTTCACAGTGATGGTAACGTTATCACCTGGCATTACCATTTCAGTTCCTTCAGCCAGTGAAATCTCACCAGTTACGTCTGTGGTACGGAAATAGAATTGCGGACGGTATTTGTTAAAGAATGGAGTGTGACGTCCACCTTCTGCTTTTGACAATACATAGATCTCAGCTTTGAAATCAGTGTGAGGAGTTACAGAACCTGGTTTGCAGATAACCATACCACGACGGATATCAGTTTTCTCAATACCACGTAACAATAAACCTACGTTATCACCAGCCTCACCATA
The sequence above is a segment of the Pedobacter africanus genome. Coding sequences within it:
- the rpoC gene encoding DNA-directed RNA polymerase subunit beta', with the protein product MSYKKDNKLKSNFTSITISLASPEAILERSSGEVLKPETINYRTYKPERDGLFCERIFGPVKDYECHCGKYKRIRYKGIVCDRCGVEVTEKKVRRERMGHINLVVPVAHIWYFRSLPNKIGYLLGLPTKRLDLIIYYERYVVIQPGFMAEEGIQYMDFLTEEEYLDILDKLPKENQYLDDKDPNKFIAKMGAEALEDLLKRIDLDTLSYNLRHQAANETSQQRKNEALKRLQVVEAFRGSKTRIENNPEWMIIKIVPVIPPELRPLVPLEGGRFATSDLNDLYRRVIIRNNRLKRLIEIKAPEVILRNEKRMLQEAVDSLFDNSRKVNAVKTEGNRALKSLSDILKGKQGRFRQNLLGKRVDYSARSVIVVGPNLKLHECGLPKDMAAELFKPFIIRKMIERGIVKTVKSAKKIVDRKDPLVWDILENVLKGHPVLLNRAPTLHRLGIQSFQPKLVEGKAIQLHPLVCTAFNADFDGDQMAVHLPLGHAAILEAQVLMLAAHNILNPANGTPITVPSQDMVLGLYYITKGRRTDASRVVKGQDFSFYSPEEVIIAYNEKRIDLHAFIKVKVNVKLEDGTIANKLIETTVGRVLFNQMVPEEVGYINELLTKKSLRDIIGEVVKITGMARASKFLDDIKELGFQMAFRGGLSFNLQDVNIPVEKHALLEQASAEVDEVRNNYNMGFITNNERYNQIIDIWTRINNRLTSFVMNQLSSDNQGFNSVYMMLDSGARGSKEQIRQLCGMRGLMAKPQKSGSGGEIIENPILSNFKEGLSVLEYFISTHGARKGLADTALKTADAGYLTRRLHDVAQDMIVNSEDCGTLRGMYTTALKDNEDIVEPLYDRLLGRISLHDVFNPLDGQLLVAAGQDIDEDIAKAIEESPLEGIEIRSVLTCENQRGVCALCYGRNLATGKRVQKGEAVGVIAAQSIGEPGTQLTLRTFHVGGTASNIAAESQITAKFDGVIEFENVRTVVTKTEEGDTNIVLGRSGEFKIVEPGTGKVIMTNNIPYGSFLYVEDGTKVTKGDRICSWDPYNAVIISEFAGKIEFDAIVEGVTYREESDEQTGHREKVIIDTRDKTKNPSVRVVDKKGDLIRNYNIPVGAHIAIDEGDMVQPGQILVKIPRATGKTRDITGGLPRVTELFEARNPSNPAVVTEIDGVVTLGGVKRGNREMTIESKDGEVKKYLVPLSKHILVQDNDFVKAGMPLSDGSISPADILAIKGPAAVQEYLVNGIQEVYRLQGVKINDKHFEVIVHQMMQKVHIEDPGDTSFLENNSVDRWDFMVENDEIYDKKVVVEAGDSNTVKPGQIISLRKLRDENSQLKRKDMKQIEVRDARPATASSILQGITRASLGTKSFISAASFQETTKVLNEAAIAGKRDSMLGLKENVIVGHLIPSGTGVRGYERIIVGSQEEYDKLLASKQEEVEA
- the rpoB gene encoding DNA-directed RNA polymerase subunit beta; translation: MANKVDQRVNFARSKHIIDYPDFLDVQLQSFREFFQIETTSDNRHTEGLFKVFAENFPITDSRNIFVLEFLDYFIDPPRYDIAECIDRGLTYSVPLKAKLKLSCNDAEHEDFETIIQDVYLGTIPYMTPKGTFVINGAERVIVSQLHRSPGVFFGQSRHTNGTKLYSARVIPFKGSWIEFATDVNNVMYAYIDRKKKFPVTTLLRAIGYDSDKDILELFDLADEVKVSKSGLKKYIGRKLAARVLRKWVEDFVDEDTGEVVSIDRNEVILDRDTVLEDDHIDMIIDAGVKTIILSKDDGASQADYTIIYNTLQKDTSNSEKEAVENIYRALRNAEPPDEETARGIIERLFFSDKRYDLGDVGRYRINRKLKMDTPDHVKVLTKADIIAIVKYLIKLINSKEEVDDIDHLSNRRVRTVGEQLYAQFGVGLARMARTIRERMNIRDNEVFTPTDLINARTLSSVINSFFGTNQLSQFMDQTNPLAEITHKRRLSALGPGGLSRERAGFEVRDVHYTHYGRLCTIETPEGPNIGLISSLCVHAKINNLGFIETPYKKVDNGVVAVDEPVIYLSAEDEDGKTIAQANAAYDDKGNFTTSRVKARYEGDFPVIEPEKLDLMDVAPNQITSIAASLIPFLEHDDANRALMGSNMQRQAVPLLRPEAPIVGTGLEGRVARDSRTLINAEGDGVVEYVDANEITIKYVRNDSDRLVSFEGDSKTYKLIKFKKTNQNTCINLKPIVKKGQKVVKGQVLCEGYATENGELALGRNLKVAFMPWQGYNFEDAIVINERIVREDIFTSLHIEEFELEVRDTKRGEEELTPDIPNVSEEATKDLDENGIIRIGAEVKEGDILIGKITPKGESDPSPEEKLLRAIFGDKAGDVKDASLKTPPSIRGVVIDTKLFSRAKKTTKAEEKSAIEKLDKKYEVAVLNLKNELVDKLFQIVNGKTSQGVYNVYKELLFPKGAKFTQKSLSDLEYAHINPYKWTTDDDKNDQIKLLLHNYGIRVNEELGAYKRDKFAISVGDELPSGIVQMAKVYVAKKRKLKVGDKMAGRHGNKGIVARIVRDEDMPFLDDGTPVDIVLNPLGVPSRMNLGQIYETVLAWAGKELGVKFATPIFDGAKHDEVEEWIAKAGVPASGRTYLHNGLTGEKFDQPTTVGIIYMLKLGHMVDDKMHARSIGPYSLITQQPLGGKAQFGGQRFGEMEVWALEAFGAANILQEILTVKSDDVIGRAKTYEAIVKGENLPTPGVPESFNVLVHELRGLGLDITLD
- the rplL gene encoding 50S ribosomal protein L7/L12; translated protein: MADLKAFAEQLVNLTVKEVNELAQILKDEYGIEPAAAAVAVAGPVAGGDAPAAEEKSTFDVILKEAGGQKLAVVKLVKDLTGLGLKEAKDLVDGAPKELKAGVAKDEAEALKKQLEEAGAVVEIK
- the rplJ gene encoding 50S ribosomal protein L10, with product MNREEKHELVSALQVKMQEFGNFYIADTSSLSVEKVNSIRRKCFESGIEMQVAKNTLIRKAIEGLEGDASEIFVALKGQSALLFSTVGNGPAKLIKALRKGSDKPVLKAAYIDSTVFIGDNQLDTLISLKSREELIGDIIGLLQSPAKNVVSALQSGGNKIAGIVKTLQGREG
- the rplA gene encoding 50S ribosomal protein L1; amino-acid sequence: MAKLTKNQKKAHAKLESGKMYSLKDAAALVKEITTTKFDASVDIDVALGVDPRKANQMVRGIATLPHGTGKTVRVLVLCTPDKEEEAKAAGADFVGLDEYVAKIEGGWTDVDIIITTPACMAKVGKLGRVLGPRNLMPNPKSGTVTNEVGKAVTDVKGGKIDFKVDKTGIIHASVGKVSFPAEKIYENALEVLQVISKLKPSAAKGTYFKSIHVSSTMSPGIAIETKSVAGI
- the rplK gene encoding 50S ribosomal protein L11 — encoded protein: MAKEVSALVKLQIKGGAANPSPPVGPALGAKGVNIMEFCKQFNARTQDKPGKVLPVVITVYADKSFEFIIKTPPVAIQLKDATKLQSGSAEPNRKKVGSVTWDQVKSIAEDKMTDLNAFTIESAMSMVAGTARSMGITVSGDAPWTN
- the nusG gene encoding transcription termination/antitermination protein NusG — its product is MDGQLKWYVVRAVSGKEKKVKQYIDSEISRLGFSHLVPQVLIPMEKYYQMKDGKKIAKERNFYPGYVLIEAILDGELEHIIKNINSVIGFLGDKGGNPVPMRQAEVNRILGKVDEMSQQGETMNVAYYVGENVKVMDGPFNGFTGVIEEVNEEKKKLKVMVKIFGRKTPLELNYMQVEKE
- the secE gene encoding preprotein translocase subunit SecE, whose translation is MAKVVQFIKESYEEMTQKVTWPTWGELQNSAVLVLVASLIIALVVFAMDKGSTFVLDTFYKSLSN